A genomic stretch from Argiope bruennichi chromosome 2, qqArgBrue1.1, whole genome shotgun sequence includes:
- the LOC129962109 gene encoding DNA polymerase delta subunit 2-like: MASLESGLVSQIYDRPNSSYICNCKKYIINDLTFERQYAPYYEARLKTASVLLQREISKKWGQEISVKKLCDVTGSERCIVIGTIFKHMELHPSILKEICEEYNLIPQPITEEYTNEDDFLMLEDDLQRVVLCGNIDPQTHVTGINIAVLGYTEENGKFFVEDYCYSCVDEPDILPSLSTDKYVLLISGLGLGTEGSVLFPLQLLIDMITGQAGECQSQYKFSQLVRVVIAGNSFSKEGKDPLQSKFLTRKSRSIISDSTHLLDSLLSQLVASVAVDIMPGEFDPANHLLPQQPLHPCMFPKSSKYSTFNVVTNPYDATIDGVRFLGTSGQNVKNISAYSKITNPLDVLQKTLDWAHLAPIAPDSLNSYPYKDEDPFIISQYPHVYFCGNASKMEYKFYRNNSVLMVAIPEFQKTFSALMLNLRTLEVQPIAICKEVL; this comes from the exons atggcctcGCTTGAATCAGGTTTAGTTTCGCAAATATATGATAGACCAAATTCATCGTATATCtgcaattgtaaaaaatatattataaatgatctTACTTTTGAAAGGCAATACGCTCCATATTATGAAGCAAGACTTAAAACTGCTTCTGTCTTGTTGCAGcgtgaaataagtaaaaaatggg GTCAAGAAATATCTGTTAAAAAACTCTGTGATGTTACAGGAAGTGAGAGATGTATTGTCATAGGAACTATATTTAAACATATGGAACTGCATCcaagtatattaaaagaaatatgtgaaGAG TATAATTTAATTCCACAACCAATAACTGAAGAATACACCAATGaagatgattttttaatgttagaaGATGATCTTCAACGAGTTGTTTTGTGTGGAAATATTGATCCCCAAACTCATGTCACTG gaATTAATATTGCTGTGTTGGGATATACTGAAGAGAAtggaaaattttttgttgaagatTATTGCTATTCATGTGTTGATGAACCTGATATTTTACCTAGTCTCTCCACGGACAA ATATGTCCTGCTTATATCTGGTTTGGGTTTGGGAACTGAAGGCAGTGTCTTATTTCCTCTTCAACTCCTAATTGATATGATTACTGGCCAAGCTGGTGAATGTCAAAGCCAGTACAAATTCTCTCAACTTGTTCGAGTGGTTATTGCTGGCAATAGTTTTAGTAAAGAGGGCAAAGATCCACTGCag TCAAAATTTCTTACAAGGAAGAGTAGATCAATTATTTCTGATAGTACTCATTTGCTGGATAGCTTACTGTCACAATTAGTG GCATCTGTTGCTGTAGATATCATGCCAGGCGAGTTTGATCCAGCTAATCATTTGTTACCTCAACAGCCCCTTCATCCTTGTATGTTTCCCAAATCATCtaaatattctacttttaatGTGGTCACTAATCCTTATGATGCTACCATTGATGGAGTCAG GTTTTTAGGAACATCTggtcaaaatgtgaaaaatattagtGCCTACAGTAAAATTACAAATCCTCTAGATGTGTTGCAAAAAACATTAGATTGGGCTCATCTAGCACCGATTGCTCCAGATTCTCTaa attcttaTCCATATAAGGATGAAGACCCTTTTATTATCTCACAATATCCTCATGTATATTTTTGTGGTAATGCTTCAAAGatggaatacaaattttata GAAATAACTCTGTGTTGATGGTTGCCATTCCTGAATTCCAGAAAACATTCAGTGCTTTGATGCTGAATTTAAGGACATTAGAAGTTCAACCAATTGCTATTTGTAAAGAAGTTTTATAG